A single region of the Polyodon spathula isolate WHYD16114869_AA chromosome 5, ASM1765450v1, whole genome shotgun sequence genome encodes:
- the LOC121315438 gene encoding uncharacterized protein LOC121315438 isoform X2, producing the protein MILITERPETAGATNDDLITELPESEAAPNNTLITELPESVAAPNMILITERPETAGATNDDLITELPESEAAPNNTLITELPGSAADNYYSTAVTPGSVANDNEYRNDMRAVAPEMSSHFQGQLNPADIVFGPCSVTCGIGVQQTLRTKGCPGNQKQCVLGVNECKRDPDCGYGSVVPRGRAKALLYCATITSGFRFTYRWQRIEGNNEPLTLKNTRSVIEVRRKNYPVDYQCDTYENDLITSTVRFTVHQSPGLDEHAYSKKGSQPIFISVGVLTTLCCIFLVYELYSKIMSKRCKEIDAESCQGPSADSAPTLAPQPQPEPEPEPETEPIAEPEPEPEPEPEPEPEPEKEPEPKKESELELEPEPEPEVEPEPEPEPEPEPDTEHGSEQEQED; encoded by the exons AGTCTGTAGCTGCACCCAATATGATTCTAATTACTGAACGGCcag AGACTGCAGGTGCTACCAATGATGATCTAATTACCGAACTGCCAG AGTCTGAAGCTGCTCCCAATAATACTCTAATTACCGAACTGCCAG gaTCTGCGGCTGATAATTATTACTCAACTGCTGTAACACCAG GCTCTGTGGCTAATGACAATGAATATAGAAATGACATGAGGGCAG TGGCTCCTGAGATGTCTAGTCATTTTCAAGGACAATTGAATCCAGCAGACATCGTGTTTGGACCGTGTAGTGTTACCTGTG GAATTGGAGTTCAACAAACTCTAAGAACTAAGGGCTGCCCTGGAAatcaaaaacaatgtgttttaggCGTAAATGAGTGTAAAAGGGACCCAGATTGTGGTT ACGGTTCGGTTGTACCACGTGGCCGCGCCAAAGCTTTGCTTTATTGTGCTACCATCACATCAGGATTCAGGTTTACATACAGATGGCAACGAATTGAGGGTAATAAT GAGCCGTTAACTCTGAAAAATACTCGTTCTGTCATTGAAGTGAGACGAAAGAATTATCCCGTGGATTACCAGTGTGACACTTATGAAAACGATTTGATCACTAGCACAGTACGATTTACTGTGCATCAATCTCCAG ggttAGATGAACATGCTTATTCAAAGAAAGGCTCGCAACCCATTTTCATCAGTGTAGGAGTTCTGACCACATTGTGCTGCATTTTCCTTGTATATGAATTGTACAG TAAAATTATGTCGAAACGCTGCAAGGAAATAGATGCAGAGAGCTGCCAAGGCCCATCTGCAGATTCTGCTCCAACCCTGGCACCACAGCCTCAACCTGAGCCAGAACCGGAACCAGAAACTGAGCCTATAGCAGAACCTgagccagaaccagaaccagaaccagaacctgAGCCGGAACCAGAGAAAGAGCCAGAACCAAAGAAAGAGTCAGAACTGGAACTAGAACCTGAACCGGAACCAGAGGTTGAACCTGAGCCAGAACcggaaccagaaccagaaccagataCAGAGCATGGTTCTGAGCAGGAGCAAGAAGACTGA
- the LOC121315438 gene encoding uncharacterized protein LOC121315438 isoform X3 yields MILITERPETAGATNDDLITELPGSAADNYYSTAVTPESVAAPNMILITERPETAGATNDDLITELPESEAAPNNTLITELPGSAADNYYSTAVTPGSVANDNEYRNDMRAVAPEMSSHFQGQLNPADIVFGPCSVTCGIGVQQTLRTKGCPGNQKQCVLGVNECKRDPDCGYGSVVPRGRAKALLYCATITSGFRFTYRWQRIEGNNEPLTLKNTRSVIEVRRKNYPVDYQCDTYENDLITSTVRFTVHQSPGLDEHAYSKKGSQPIFISVGVLTTLCCIFLVYELYSKIMSKRCKEIDAESCQGPSADSAPTLAPQPQPEPEPEPETEPIAEPEPEPEPEPEPEPEPEKEPEPKKESELELEPEPEPEVEPEPEPEPEPEPDTEHGSEQEQED; encoded by the exons gaTCTGCGGCTGATAATTATTACTCAACTGCTGTAACACCAG AGTCTGTAGCTGCACCCAATATGATTCTAATTACTGAACGGCcag AGACTGCAGGTGCTACCAATGATGATCTAATTACCGAACTGCCAG AGTCTGAAGCTGCTCCCAATAATACTCTAATTACCGAACTGCCAG gaTCTGCGGCTGATAATTATTACTCAACTGCTGTAACACCAG GCTCTGTGGCTAATGACAATGAATATAGAAATGACATGAGGGCAG TGGCTCCTGAGATGTCTAGTCATTTTCAAGGACAATTGAATCCAGCAGACATCGTGTTTGGACCGTGTAGTGTTACCTGTG GAATTGGAGTTCAACAAACTCTAAGAACTAAGGGCTGCCCTGGAAatcaaaaacaatgtgttttaggCGTAAATGAGTGTAAAAGGGACCCAGATTGTGGTT ACGGTTCGGTTGTACCACGTGGCCGCGCCAAAGCTTTGCTTTATTGTGCTACCATCACATCAGGATTCAGGTTTACATACAGATGGCAACGAATTGAGGGTAATAAT GAGCCGTTAACTCTGAAAAATACTCGTTCTGTCATTGAAGTGAGACGAAAGAATTATCCCGTGGATTACCAGTGTGACACTTATGAAAACGATTTGATCACTAGCACAGTACGATTTACTGTGCATCAATCTCCAG ggttAGATGAACATGCTTATTCAAAGAAAGGCTCGCAACCCATTTTCATCAGTGTAGGAGTTCTGACCACATTGTGCTGCATTTTCCTTGTATATGAATTGTACAG TAAAATTATGTCGAAACGCTGCAAGGAAATAGATGCAGAGAGCTGCCAAGGCCCATCTGCAGATTCTGCTCCAACCCTGGCACCACAGCCTCAACCTGAGCCAGAACCGGAACCAGAAACTGAGCCTATAGCAGAACCTgagccagaaccagaaccagaaccagaacctgAGCCGGAACCAGAGAAAGAGCCAGAACCAAAGAAAGAGTCAGAACTGGAACTAGAACCTGAACCGGAACCAGAGGTTGAACCTGAGCCAGAACcggaaccagaaccagaaccagataCAGAGCATGGTTCTGAGCAGGAGCAAGAAGACTGA
- the LOC121315438 gene encoding lymphocyte activation gene 3 protein-like isoform X4, whose amino-acid sequence MILITERPETAGATNDDLITELPESEAAPNNTLITELPGSAADNYYSTAVTPESVAAPNMILITERPETAGATNDDLITELPESEAAPNNTLITELPGSAADNYYSTAVTPGSVANDNEYRNDMRAVAPEMSSHFQGQLNPADIVFGPCSVTCDGSVVPRGRAKALLYCATITSGFRFTYRWQRIEGNNEPLTLKNTRSVIEVRRKNYPVDYQCDTYENDLITSTVRFTVHQSPGLDEHAYSKKGSQPIFISVGVLTTLCCIFLVYELYSKIMSKRCKEIDAESCQGPSADSAPTLAPQPQPEPEPEPETEPIAEPEPEPEPEPEPEPEPEKEPEPKKESELELEPEPEPEVEPEPEPEPEPEPDTEHGSEQEQED is encoded by the exons gaTCTGCGGCTGATAATTATTACTCAACTGCTGTAACACCAG AGTCTGTAGCTGCACCCAATATGATTCTAATTACTGAACGGCcag AGACTGCAGGTGCTACCAATGATGATCTAATTACCGAACTGCCAG AGTCTGAAGCTGCTCCCAATAATACTCTAATTACCGAACTGCCAG gaTCTGCGGCTGATAATTATTACTCAACTGCTGTAACACCAG GCTCTGTGGCTAATGACAATGAATATAGAAATGACATGAGGGCAG TGGCTCCTGAGATGTCTAGTCATTTTCAAGGACAATTGAATCCAGCAGACATCGTGTTTGGACCGTGTAGTGTTACCTGTG ACGGTTCGGTTGTACCACGTGGCCGCGCCAAAGCTTTGCTTTATTGTGCTACCATCACATCAGGATTCAGGTTTACATACAGATGGCAACGAATTGAGGGTAATAAT GAGCCGTTAACTCTGAAAAATACTCGTTCTGTCATTGAAGTGAGACGAAAGAATTATCCCGTGGATTACCAGTGTGACACTTATGAAAACGATTTGATCACTAGCACAGTACGATTTACTGTGCATCAATCTCCAG ggttAGATGAACATGCTTATTCAAAGAAAGGCTCGCAACCCATTTTCATCAGTGTAGGAGTTCTGACCACATTGTGCTGCATTTTCCTTGTATATGAATTGTACAG TAAAATTATGTCGAAACGCTGCAAGGAAATAGATGCAGAGAGCTGCCAAGGCCCATCTGCAGATTCTGCTCCAACCCTGGCACCACAGCCTCAACCTGAGCCAGAACCGGAACCAGAAACTGAGCCTATAGCAGAACCTgagccagaaccagaaccagaaccagaacctgAGCCGGAACCAGAGAAAGAGCCAGAACCAAAGAAAGAGTCAGAACTGGAACTAGAACCTGAACCGGAACCAGAGGTTGAACCTGAGCCAGAACcggaaccagaaccagaaccagataCAGAGCATGGTTCTGAGCAGGAGCAAGAAGACTGA
- the LOC121315438 gene encoding uncharacterized protein LOC121315438 isoform X1, whose amino-acid sequence MILITERPETAGATNDDLITELPESEAAPNNTLITELPGSAADNYYSTAVTPESVAAPNMILITERPETAGATNDDLITELPESEAAPNNTLITELPGSAADNYYSTAVTPGSVANDNEYRNDMRAVAPEMSSHFQGQLNPADIVFGPCSVTCGIGVQQTLRTKGCPGNQKQCVLGVNECKRDPDCGYGSVVPRGRAKALLYCATITSGFRFTYRWQRIEGNNEPLTLKNTRSVIEVRRKNYPVDYQCDTYENDLITSTVRFTVHQSPGLDEHAYSKKGSQPIFISVGVLTTLCCIFLVYELYSKIMSKRCKEIDAESCQGPSADSAPTLAPQPQPEPEPEPETEPIAEPEPEPEPEPEPEPEPEKEPEPKKESELELEPEPEPEVEPEPEPEPEPEPDTEHGSEQEQED is encoded by the exons gaTCTGCGGCTGATAATTATTACTCAACTGCTGTAACACCAG AGTCTGTAGCTGCACCCAATATGATTCTAATTACTGAACGGCcag AGACTGCAGGTGCTACCAATGATGATCTAATTACCGAACTGCCAG AGTCTGAAGCTGCTCCCAATAATACTCTAATTACCGAACTGCCAG gaTCTGCGGCTGATAATTATTACTCAACTGCTGTAACACCAG GCTCTGTGGCTAATGACAATGAATATAGAAATGACATGAGGGCAG TGGCTCCTGAGATGTCTAGTCATTTTCAAGGACAATTGAATCCAGCAGACATCGTGTTTGGACCGTGTAGTGTTACCTGTG GAATTGGAGTTCAACAAACTCTAAGAACTAAGGGCTGCCCTGGAAatcaaaaacaatgtgttttaggCGTAAATGAGTGTAAAAGGGACCCAGATTGTGGTT ACGGTTCGGTTGTACCACGTGGCCGCGCCAAAGCTTTGCTTTATTGTGCTACCATCACATCAGGATTCAGGTTTACATACAGATGGCAACGAATTGAGGGTAATAAT GAGCCGTTAACTCTGAAAAATACTCGTTCTGTCATTGAAGTGAGACGAAAGAATTATCCCGTGGATTACCAGTGTGACACTTATGAAAACGATTTGATCACTAGCACAGTACGATTTACTGTGCATCAATCTCCAG ggttAGATGAACATGCTTATTCAAAGAAAGGCTCGCAACCCATTTTCATCAGTGTAGGAGTTCTGACCACATTGTGCTGCATTTTCCTTGTATATGAATTGTACAG TAAAATTATGTCGAAACGCTGCAAGGAAATAGATGCAGAGAGCTGCCAAGGCCCATCTGCAGATTCTGCTCCAACCCTGGCACCACAGCCTCAACCTGAGCCAGAACCGGAACCAGAAACTGAGCCTATAGCAGAACCTgagccagaaccagaaccagaaccagaacctgAGCCGGAACCAGAGAAAGAGCCAGAACCAAAGAAAGAGTCAGAACTGGAACTAGAACCTGAACCGGAACCAGAGGTTGAACCTGAGCCAGAACcggaaccagaaccagaaccagataCAGAGCATGGTTCTGAGCAGGAGCAAGAAGACTGA